The Anas platyrhynchos isolate ZD024472 breed Pekin duck chromosome 34, IASCAAS_PekinDuck_T2T, whole genome shotgun sequence genome contains a region encoding:
- the PCBP2 gene encoding LOW QUALITY PROTEIN: poly(rC)-binding protein 2 (The sequence of the model RefSeq protein was modified relative to this genomic sequence to represent the inferred CDS: inserted 1 base in 1 codon): protein MTHDHPGPPVATTIPVTTHDHPSGARINISEGNCPERIITLAGPTNAIFKAFAMIIDKLEEVRLPPDISSSMTNSTAASRPPVTLRLVXPASQCGSLIGKGGCKIKEIRESTGAQVQVAGDMLPNSTERAITIAGIPQSIIECVKQICVVMLESPPKGVTIPYRPKPSSSPVIFAGGQDRYSSGSASYPHTAPSMCLNSDLEGPPQEATRQPLHGNELGPIPAWAAVLPAYTIQGQYAIPQPDLTKLHQLAMQQSHFPMSHGNTGFSGIESSSPEVKGYWGLDASAQTTSHELTIPNDLIGCIIGRQGAKINEIRQMSGAQIKIANPVEGSTDRQVTITGSAASISLAQYLINVRLSSETGGMGSS, encoded by the exons ATGACCCATGACCACCCGGGACCTCCTGTGGCCACCACGATCCCCGTGACCACCCATGACCACCCA AGCGGCGCTCGCATCAACATCTCAGAAGGGAACTGCCCCGAGCGGATCATCACCCTGGCCGGCCCCACCAACGCCATCTTCAAAGCTTTTGCGATGATCATCGACAAACTGGAAGAGGTgcggctcccccc GGACATCAGCAGCTCCATGACCAACAGCACGGCCGCCAGCCGGCCCCCGGTCACCCTCCGGCTCG GTCCCGCCAGCCAGTGTGGCTCCCTCATTGGCAAAGGAGGCTGCAAGATCAAAGAGATCCGAGAG AGCACGGGGGCGCAGGTGCAGGTGGCGGGGGACATGCTGCCCAACTCCACCGAGCGAGCCATCACCATCGCCGGGATCCCACAGTCCATCATCGAGTGCGTCAAACAGATCTGCGTCGTCATGCTGGAG TCCCCCCCgaagggcgtcaccatcccgtACCGGCCCAAGCCCTCCAGCTCTCCCGTCATCTTTGCAGGCGGTCAG GACAGGTACAGCAGCGGCAGTGCGAGCTACCCCCACACCGCCCCATCCATGTGCCTCAACTCTGACTTGGAGGGACCACCTCAGGAG GCCACCCGGCAGCCACTGCATGGCAACGAACTTGGGCCAAttccagcctgggctgcagttCTTCCG gcctATACCATTCAAGGACAGTATGCCATTCCACAGCCAGAT CTGACCAAGCTGCACCAGTTGGCGATGCAACAGTCCCACTTCCCCATGTCTCATGGCAACACTGGATTCAGTG GCATTGAATCCAGCTCTCCAGAGGTGAAAGGCTATTGGG GTTTGGATGCGTCTGCTCAGACCACCTCCCACGAACTCACCATTCCAAATGAT TTGATTGGCTGCATCATCGGGCGCCAGGGCGCCAAGATCAACGAGATCCGCCAGATGTCGGGGGCGCAGATCAAAATTGCCAACCCGGTGGAGGGCTCCACCGACAGGCAGGTCACCATCACCGGCTCCGCAGCCAGCATTAGCTTGGCCCAGTATCTAATTAATGTCAG GCTCTCCTCCGAGACCGGGGGCATGGGAAGCAGCTAG
- the AMHR2 gene encoding LOW QUALITY PROTEIN: anti-Muellerian hormone type-2 receptor (The sequence of the model RefSeq protein was modified relative to this genomic sequence to represent the inferred CDS: inserted 3 bases in 3 codons; deleted 1 base in 1 codon) has translation MGLAPGPPAPGHVAPAGTLWLWGXGPLLLLFLACLALLGLRRARAQTKRPPRGRRGLGAPPEPPSPELPALRFLQVLQAGRFSAVWRGTLQQRPVAIKAFAAGAAGRFAAERAVHALPLMEHDNVARLLGARGARPXARGGLLVLQLYPAGSLRHFLRQHVGTWAGSVRLALSLARGLAFLHQELWRDGLYKPSVVHRDLSSQNVLVREDGTCAIGDFGXALALPPRAQAGGGGHRAVPIRKAGTQRYLAPEILDESLDLRSWGRALRQADVYALALLLWEILSRCQALSPGAPVPEFRLAYEAELGASPTAAQLRRLAVDERRRPLIPPAWHQPPGAVQELLEDCWDPDPEARLSAERALQRLQRLWRRRPPPKKPPPPATPEELRRRSRSCPPAMWDPHAALFVVLLLLLQQRL, from the exons ATGGGGCTGGCGCCGGGACCACCAg CCCCCGGCCACGTGGCACCCGCGGGGACCCTGTGGCTGTGGG GCGggcccctcctgctcctcttcctcgcctgcctggccctgctgg ggcTGCGACGGGCGAGGGCACAGACGAAGCGGCCCCCCCGGGGACGTCGG GGACTTGGGGCCCCCCCGGAACCCCCCAGCCCGGAGCTGCCCGCGCTGCGCTTCCTGCAG GTGCTGCAGGCGGGGCGCTTCTCGGCGGTGTGGCGGGGCACCCTGCAGCAGCGGCCGGTGGCCATCAAGGCGTtcgcggcgggggcggccgggcgCTTCGCGGCCGAGCGGGCGGTGCACGCCTTGCCCCTGATGGAGCACGACAACGtggccaggctgctgggggcacggggggcgCGCC gtgcccggggggggctcctggtCCTGCAGCTCTACCCCGCC ggctCCCTGCGCCACTTCCTGCGCCAGCACGTGGGGACCTGGGCGGGCAGCGTGCGCCTGGCGCTGTCGCTCGCCCGCGGCCTCGCCTTCCTGCACCAGGAGCTTTGGCGCGACG GCCTGTACAAGCCCAGCGTGGTGCACCGGGACCTGAGCAGCCAGAACGTGCTGGTGCGCGAGGACGGCACCTGCGCCATCGGGGATTTCG TGGCGCTGGCGCTGCCACCCCGTGCCCAggctggcggcggcggccacCGCGCCGTGCCCATCCGCAAG GCGGGCACCCAGCGGTACCTGGCCCCCGAAATCCTGGACGAGAGCCTGGACCTGCGCTCAtggggccgggcgctgcggcAGGCCGACGTCTACGCCCTggcgctgctgctctgggagATCCTCTCGCGCTGCCAGGCCCTCAGCCCCG gtGCCCCCGTGCCCGAATTTCGGCTGGCGTACGAGGCCGAGCTGGGTGCCAGCCCCACGGCGGCGCAGCTCCGGCGTTTGGCCGTGGACGAGCGGCGGCGCCCCCTCATCCCCCCCGCCTGGCACCAG cccccgggggccgtgcaggagctgctggaggattGCTGGGACCCCGACCCCGAGGCGCGGCTGTCGGCCGAGCGCGCCCTGCAGCGCCTGCAGCGCCTTTGGcggcggcgccccccccccaagaaaCCGCCCCCCCCCGCGACCCCCGAGgagctgaggaggag gtcccggagctgccccccagccaTGTGGGACCCCCATGCAG CGCTCTtcgtcgtcctcctcctcctcctccagcagcgaCTCTGA